A segment of the bacterium genome:
CATCGCCGCCCACGTCAAGAAGCCGGTCGCCGCCTACATCGCGGGGCGCACCGCCCCGGAGGGCAAGCGGATGGGCCACGCCGGCGCCGTGATCTCCGGGACCGAAGGCACCGCTGCGCACAAGATCCAGGCGCTCGAAAGCGCTGGGGTCGCGGTGGCACAGCTTGCCAGCGGCGTCCCGGCGCTGCTGCGGGAGCGTCTGGGCGCAGGCCAGGCGTCGAAGCGCGCGCCGGGGTAGCAGGGGCCGCGGCGGCGAATGGTCGCCCCTGCCTGGCCGGGTGTATAATGAGGGATCGAAGATGCGATTCGTCGCCCGCTGGCTGATTAACGCGGTCGCCCTCTACCTGACGACGCTTGTGGTCAGGGGCGTCCATGTGCCGGATTTTGGCGCGACGTTGGTGGCCGCGCTCGTGCTGGGGATCGTCAACGCCGTGATCCGGCCGGTGGCGCTGATTTTGACGCTTCCTTTAAATATCCTCACGCTGGGCCTCTTCACGTTTGTCGTGAACGCCGGCATGCTCTACCTCGTCTCCAAGGTGACCGCCTTGCGGCTGGACGGGTTCTGGGCGGCGTTCCTGGGCGCGATCGTGCTGAGTGTCGTGAGCGCTGTGCTGACCCGGCTCGTGGCGGACTAATGGCGCGCCGGCAGCCCGTCGTGAGTGCGTCTCCGCATGCCGTCCCCGGGGAAATAGAGTTCCTGATCATCACCGGCCTGAGCGGCGCCGGGAAGACGCTCGCGACCCATACGCTGGAGGACTTGGGG
Coding sequences within it:
- a CDS encoding phage holin family protein, which gives rise to MRFVARWLINAVALYLTTLVVRGVHVPDFGATLVAALVLGIVNAVIRPVALILTLPLNILTLGLFTFVVNAGMLYLVSKVTALRLDGFWAAFLGAIVLSVVSAVLTRLVAD